Proteins encoded together in one Bactrocera neohumeralis isolate Rockhampton chromosome 4, APGP_CSIRO_Bneo_wtdbg2-racon-allhic-juicebox.fasta_v2, whole genome shotgun sequence window:
- the LOC126755197 gene encoding transmembrane protein 186 codes for MTLSLLIRTHALGKSLLTISKQLQFSNAYSTCGSTALLAQSFTCKSTFGSLNYTTTATTSNKSAAPQWTTIYRLPLIRLAAGFQRLKIYQGVLTALALPISFALTEHGTISPNSVAIVGAIGVSGLVTLTFFSLLIRNVVGFIYINDELNKVKVAYVDFWGKRTDAIIDINDLDVEWAKVRPTAFNLYQKIRLYSDNTKSFKLLLNYGVIVEPETFCGIFGE; via the coding sequence ATGACTTTAAGCTTGTTAATACGTACACATGCATTAGGCAAATCACTGCTTACGATATCGAAGCAACTACAATTTTCCAATGCGTACTCCACTTGTGGCAGCACGGCGCTACTTGCGCAATCATTTACCTGTAAATCCACATTTGGCTCCTTAAATTACACCACAACTGCCACAACAAGCAATAAAAGCGCGGCGCCGCAATGGACAACCATATACCGTCTGCCACTTATACGGCTGGCGGCCGGTTTTCAACGTCTGAAAATATACCAAGGAGTGCTTACAGCCCTAGCATTACCGATTAGTTTTGCATTAACAGAACATGGCACTATTTCACCCAATTCCGTTGCCATTGTGGGAGCTATTGGCGTGTCCGGACTTGTAACATTAACGTTCTTTAGCCTGCTAATACGTAATGTAGTcggttttatttatattaacgaTGAGCTTAACAAAGTGAAGGTGGCCTATGTTGATTTTTGGGGCAAGCGTACTGATGCAATTATAGACATTAATGATTTGGATGTTGAGTGGGCAAAAGTGCGTCCCACAGCATTTAACCTCTATCAGAAGATACGTTTATATAGTGACAACACTAAGTCCTTTAAGTTGTTACTGAACTATGGTGTTATTGTAGAACCGGAAACTTTTTGTGGGATATTTGGCGAATAA
- the LOC126755186 gene encoding organic cation transporter protein isoform X2: MNLSRVLFLFILFIDRLTNIYLGFSTHLEFTEREYKHINCRQISICLIPQCDDPIEPQLHAHWLANATPGSYDKHGHFTPENCYRYKAVGDNITDVYHISECPKESFNQNIRERCYSWVYDDDERTIVQEWQLTCKENVWKLAFVGTMHFAGLVVGTAISGYLADRFGRKNIFILCSVFMAITGIAQGLAWDYNSFLVFAFLNAVGTSGVYPLAFIIGVEMVGPSMREMSSIVLNYFYAVGEALVGAIAWLLQDWQLLQYALSVPPLFFIAYYWFVPESVRWLIARNEREKAGVIIKRAAAINKRELSLQLLASFKTENCVPPPTPTRATDGGADTEKFRENGVGGKNEIWRAVCDIFKSKTLLIRYAIMLYIWAINAVVFYGLSLNSTNLSGNKYLNFVLVCLIEIPGYTLAWICLRKLGRRCALSGSLFLCAATCIAGGYITKVQTNLETRSTGAIVTLFLIGKLGITSSFAVIYTYTAEMMPTLIRSGGVGVMSTFARFGAMLAPFVPLLGTYYEALPLLLFGAASFSAGLLGLLLPETFRKKLPDTVAEAKQLNKDTTNKKAATAAVSEEQVAVSINADGDVANSGDEMQPKYAARQVEP; this comes from the exons ATGCCTGATACCACAGTGTGATGATCCAATCGAGCCGCAATTACACGCACATTGGCTGGCCAATGCGACACCGGGCTCGTACGATAAACACGGGCATTTCACACCGGAAAATTGCTACCGTTATAAAGCAGTCGGCGACAACATAACCGACGTATATCATATCAGCGAATGTCCGAAGGAATCCTTCAATCAAAACATACGCGAGCGTTGCTACTCGTGGGTATATGACGATGACGAGCGAACCATTGTGCAAGAA TGGCAACTAACTTGTAAAGAAAACGTTTGGAAGCTCGCTTTTGTGGGCACTATGCATTTTGCGGGACTTGTAGTGGGAACAGCAATCTCCGGATATCTTGCCGATCG CTTTGGACGGaagaacatttttatactctgtagcGTCTTCATGGCCATCACAGGCATTGCACAGGGTCTCGCATGGGACTACAATAGCTTCTTAGTTTTCGCATTTCTCAATGCAGTGGGCACTTCGGGTGTATATCCGTTAGCCTTCATTATAGGCGTGGAAATGGTGGGTCCCAGCATGCGTGAGATGTCCTCGATAGTGCTGAACTACTTCTATGCCGTTGGTGAAGCGCTGGTTGGTGCAATCGCTTGGCTACTGCAAGACTGGCAGCTACTACAATACGCGCTGTCAGTGCCGCCGCTCTTCTTCATCGCCTACTATTGGTTCGTGCCGGAGTCAGTGCGTTGGCTGATCGCACGAAATGAACGCGAAAAGGCGGGTGTGATTATAAAACGCGCTGCAGCCATCAATAAACGCGAACTCTCGCTGCAACTGCTGGCCAGTTTTAAGACCGAAAATTGTGTGCCACCACCAACGCCGACGAGAGCGACGGATGGCGGTGCGGATACAGAGAAGTTCCGCGAAAATGGTGTTGGAggtaaaaatgaaatttggcgcGCAGTCTGTGATATATTCAAGTCGAAAACTTTACTAATACGTTACGCTATAATGCTGTACATTTG ggCTATAAATGCGGTCGTGTTCTATGGACTCTCATTGAATTCAACAAACCTGAGTggcaataaatatttgaatttcgtTTTAGTCTGTCTAATTGAGATTCCCGGTTACACGCTAGCTTGG atATGCTTGCGAAAGTTGGGCCGACGATGCGCTTTATCAGGTTCACTCTTTCTTTGTGCCGCCACTTGTATAGCGGGCGGTTATATAACTAAAG TACAAACCAACTTGGAGACAC gttCAACTGGCGCTATAGTGACACTTTTCCTTATAGGAAAGCTGGGGATCACATCTTCATTTGCTGTAATTTACACATACACAGCCGAAATGATGCCAACG TTAATACGTAGTGGTGGAGTCGGTGTAATGTCTACTTTTGCCCGTTTTGGCGCAATGCTCGCACCTTTTGTGCCGCTTTTG gGAACATATTACGAAGCATTACCACTATTACTGTTTGGAGCTGCATCTTTCTCAGCAGGTCTTTTGGGGCTTTTGTTACCAGAAACATTTCGAAAGAAACTGCCTGATACG GTCGCTGAGGCGAAACAACTGAACAAAGACACGACTAATAAGAAAGCAGCCACTGCAGCTGTATCGGAAGAGCAAGTCGCTGTGAGTATCAATGCTGATGGAGATGTAGCAAACAGCGGCGATGAAATGCAACCCAAGTATGCAGCGCGACAAGTTGAGCCATAA
- the LOC126755186 gene encoding organic cation transporter protein isoform X1 — translation MDFDQILEEIGEFGRYQKTNYLLICLPVMFAAANSLSYVFTAGTPAYRCLIPQCDDPIEPQLHAHWLANATPGSYDKHGHFTPENCYRYKAVGDNITDVYHISECPKESFNQNIRERCYSWVYDDDERTIVQEWQLTCKENVWKLAFVGTMHFAGLVVGTAISGYLADRFGRKNIFILCSVFMAITGIAQGLAWDYNSFLVFAFLNAVGTSGVYPLAFIIGVEMVGPSMREMSSIVLNYFYAVGEALVGAIAWLLQDWQLLQYALSVPPLFFIAYYWFVPESVRWLIARNEREKAGVIIKRAAAINKRELSLQLLASFKTENCVPPPTPTRATDGGADTEKFRENGVGGKNEIWRAVCDIFKSKTLLIRYAIMLYIWAINAVVFYGLSLNSTNLSGNKYLNFVLVCLIEIPGYTLAWICLRKLGRRCALSGSLFLCAATCIAGGYITKVQTNLETRSTGAIVTLFLIGKLGITSSFAVIYTYTAEMMPTLIRSGGVGVMSTFARFGAMLAPFVPLLGTYYEALPLLLFGAASFSAGLLGLLLPETFRKKLPDTVAEAKQLNKDTTNKKAATAAVSEEQVAVSINADGDVANSGDEMQPKYAARQVEP, via the exons ATGGACTTCGACCAAATATTGGAGGAAATCGGCGAGTTCGGTCGGTATCAAAAGACCAATTATCTGCTCATCTGTTTGCCGGTAATGTTTGCAGCAGCGAACAGTTTATCGTATGTGTTTACCGCTGGAACACCGGCCTATAG ATGCCTGATACCACAGTGTGATGATCCAATCGAGCCGCAATTACACGCACATTGGCTGGCCAATGCGACACCGGGCTCGTACGATAAACACGGGCATTTCACACCGGAAAATTGCTACCGTTATAAAGCAGTCGGCGACAACATAACCGACGTATATCATATCAGCGAATGTCCGAAGGAATCCTTCAATCAAAACATACGCGAGCGTTGCTACTCGTGGGTATATGACGATGACGAGCGAACCATTGTGCAAGAA TGGCAACTAACTTGTAAAGAAAACGTTTGGAAGCTCGCTTTTGTGGGCACTATGCATTTTGCGGGACTTGTAGTGGGAACAGCAATCTCCGGATATCTTGCCGATCG CTTTGGACGGaagaacatttttatactctgtagcGTCTTCATGGCCATCACAGGCATTGCACAGGGTCTCGCATGGGACTACAATAGCTTCTTAGTTTTCGCATTTCTCAATGCAGTGGGCACTTCGGGTGTATATCCGTTAGCCTTCATTATAGGCGTGGAAATGGTGGGTCCCAGCATGCGTGAGATGTCCTCGATAGTGCTGAACTACTTCTATGCCGTTGGTGAAGCGCTGGTTGGTGCAATCGCTTGGCTACTGCAAGACTGGCAGCTACTACAATACGCGCTGTCAGTGCCGCCGCTCTTCTTCATCGCCTACTATTGGTTCGTGCCGGAGTCAGTGCGTTGGCTGATCGCACGAAATGAACGCGAAAAGGCGGGTGTGATTATAAAACGCGCTGCAGCCATCAATAAACGCGAACTCTCGCTGCAACTGCTGGCCAGTTTTAAGACCGAAAATTGTGTGCCACCACCAACGCCGACGAGAGCGACGGATGGCGGTGCGGATACAGAGAAGTTCCGCGAAAATGGTGTTGGAggtaaaaatgaaatttggcgcGCAGTCTGTGATATATTCAAGTCGAAAACTTTACTAATACGTTACGCTATAATGCTGTACATTTG ggCTATAAATGCGGTCGTGTTCTATGGACTCTCATTGAATTCAACAAACCTGAGTggcaataaatatttgaatttcgtTTTAGTCTGTCTAATTGAGATTCCCGGTTACACGCTAGCTTGG atATGCTTGCGAAAGTTGGGCCGACGATGCGCTTTATCAGGTTCACTCTTTCTTTGTGCCGCCACTTGTATAGCGGGCGGTTATATAACTAAAG TACAAACCAACTTGGAGACAC gttCAACTGGCGCTATAGTGACACTTTTCCTTATAGGAAAGCTGGGGATCACATCTTCATTTGCTGTAATTTACACATACACAGCCGAAATGATGCCAACG TTAATACGTAGTGGTGGAGTCGGTGTAATGTCTACTTTTGCCCGTTTTGGCGCAATGCTCGCACCTTTTGTGCCGCTTTTG gGAACATATTACGAAGCATTACCACTATTACTGTTTGGAGCTGCATCTTTCTCAGCAGGTCTTTTGGGGCTTTTGTTACCAGAAACATTTCGAAAGAAACTGCCTGATACG GTCGCTGAGGCGAAACAACTGAACAAAGACACGACTAATAAGAAAGCAGCCACTGCAGCTGTATCGGAAGAGCAAGTCGCTGTGAGTATCAATGCTGATGGAGATGTAGCAAACAGCGGCGATGAAATGCAACCCAAGTATGCAGCGCGACAAGTTGAGCCATAA
- the LOC126755186 gene encoding organic cation transporter protein isoform X3, producing the protein MDFDQILEEIGEFGRYQKTNYLLICLPVMFAAANSLSYVFTAGTPAYRCLIPQCDDPIEPQLHAHWLANATPGSYDKHGHFTPENCYRYKAVGDNITDVYHISECPKESFNQNIRERCYSWVYDDDERTIVQEWQLTCKENVWKLAFVGTMHFAGLVVGTAISGYLADRFGRKNIFILCSVFMAITGIAQGLAWDYNSFLVFAFLNAVGTSGVYPLAFIIGVEMVGPSMREMSSIVLNYFYAVGEALVGAIAWLLQDWQLLQYALSVPPLFFIAYYWFVPESVRWLIARNEREKAGVIIKRAAAINKRELSLQLLASFKTENCVPPPTPTRATDGGADTEKFRENGVGGKNEIWRAVCDIFKSKTLLIRYAIMLYIWAINAVVFYGLSLNSTNLSGNKYLNFVLVCLIEIPGYTLAWICLRKLGRRCALSGSLFLCAATCIAGGYITKGSTGAIVTLFLIGKLGITSSFAVIYTYTAEMMPTLIRSGGVGVMSTFARFGAMLAPFVPLLGTYYEALPLLLFGAASFSAGLLGLLLPETFRKKLPDTVAEAKQLNKDTTNKKAATAAVSEEQVAVSINADGDVANSGDEMQPKYAARQVEP; encoded by the exons ATGGACTTCGACCAAATATTGGAGGAAATCGGCGAGTTCGGTCGGTATCAAAAGACCAATTATCTGCTCATCTGTTTGCCGGTAATGTTTGCAGCAGCGAACAGTTTATCGTATGTGTTTACCGCTGGAACACCGGCCTATAG ATGCCTGATACCACAGTGTGATGATCCAATCGAGCCGCAATTACACGCACATTGGCTGGCCAATGCGACACCGGGCTCGTACGATAAACACGGGCATTTCACACCGGAAAATTGCTACCGTTATAAAGCAGTCGGCGACAACATAACCGACGTATATCATATCAGCGAATGTCCGAAGGAATCCTTCAATCAAAACATACGCGAGCGTTGCTACTCGTGGGTATATGACGATGACGAGCGAACCATTGTGCAAGAA TGGCAACTAACTTGTAAAGAAAACGTTTGGAAGCTCGCTTTTGTGGGCACTATGCATTTTGCGGGACTTGTAGTGGGAACAGCAATCTCCGGATATCTTGCCGATCG CTTTGGACGGaagaacatttttatactctgtagcGTCTTCATGGCCATCACAGGCATTGCACAGGGTCTCGCATGGGACTACAATAGCTTCTTAGTTTTCGCATTTCTCAATGCAGTGGGCACTTCGGGTGTATATCCGTTAGCCTTCATTATAGGCGTGGAAATGGTGGGTCCCAGCATGCGTGAGATGTCCTCGATAGTGCTGAACTACTTCTATGCCGTTGGTGAAGCGCTGGTTGGTGCAATCGCTTGGCTACTGCAAGACTGGCAGCTACTACAATACGCGCTGTCAGTGCCGCCGCTCTTCTTCATCGCCTACTATTGGTTCGTGCCGGAGTCAGTGCGTTGGCTGATCGCACGAAATGAACGCGAAAAGGCGGGTGTGATTATAAAACGCGCTGCAGCCATCAATAAACGCGAACTCTCGCTGCAACTGCTGGCCAGTTTTAAGACCGAAAATTGTGTGCCACCACCAACGCCGACGAGAGCGACGGATGGCGGTGCGGATACAGAGAAGTTCCGCGAAAATGGTGTTGGAggtaaaaatgaaatttggcgcGCAGTCTGTGATATATTCAAGTCGAAAACTTTACTAATACGTTACGCTATAATGCTGTACATTTG ggCTATAAATGCGGTCGTGTTCTATGGACTCTCATTGAATTCAACAAACCTGAGTggcaataaatatttgaatttcgtTTTAGTCTGTCTAATTGAGATTCCCGGTTACACGCTAGCTTGG atATGCTTGCGAAAGTTGGGCCGACGATGCGCTTTATCAGGTTCACTCTTTCTTTGTGCCGCCACTTGTATAGCGGGCGGTTATATAACTAAAG gttCAACTGGCGCTATAGTGACACTTTTCCTTATAGGAAAGCTGGGGATCACATCTTCATTTGCTGTAATTTACACATACACAGCCGAAATGATGCCAACG TTAATACGTAGTGGTGGAGTCGGTGTAATGTCTACTTTTGCCCGTTTTGGCGCAATGCTCGCACCTTTTGTGCCGCTTTTG gGAACATATTACGAAGCATTACCACTATTACTGTTTGGAGCTGCATCTTTCTCAGCAGGTCTTTTGGGGCTTTTGTTACCAGAAACATTTCGAAAGAAACTGCCTGATACG GTCGCTGAGGCGAAACAACTGAACAAAGACACGACTAATAAGAAAGCAGCCACTGCAGCTGTATCGGAAGAGCAAGTCGCTGTGAGTATCAATGCTGATGGAGATGTAGCAAACAGCGGCGATGAAATGCAACCCAAGTATGCAGCGCGACAAGTTGAGCCATAA